Proteins co-encoded in one Hyalangium ruber genomic window:
- a CDS encoding lipid kinase has protein sequence MLVVNTKSRSGREAFEAARAALSARGVPLLSCHALTQPRRLPRVLADAVARGARRILVGGGDGTVSFAACQLLGRDVTLGVVPLGTGNDFARSLGIQDTVEAACDVIAEGYTARVDVGLANGRPFLNAASLGLATAIAKRLNKKLKQRIGKLAYPVAAATQLWEHQPFRVRLQADSQALELEALQLVVGNGRYHGAGNMVAPGAALDDHRLHVYAITAPSAESGREGTSLGQLQDMSTLARVALSLRRGEHVEHPSVTYLRTSRLYVESEPVQEVNADGELIGRTPMRFEVVPSALRVYAPAPAPVAH, from the coding sequence GTGTTGGTGGTGAACACCAAGTCTCGCTCGGGGCGGGAAGCCTTCGAGGCGGCTCGCGCGGCGCTCTCCGCCCGAGGCGTGCCGCTGCTGAGCTGCCATGCACTCACCCAGCCGCGCCGCCTGCCTCGGGTGCTGGCCGACGCGGTGGCGCGTGGCGCCCGGCGCATCCTCGTGGGCGGAGGCGATGGCACGGTGAGCTTCGCCGCCTGCCAGCTGCTCGGCAGGGACGTGACGCTGGGCGTGGTGCCGCTGGGCACCGGCAATGACTTCGCCCGCTCGCTGGGCATCCAGGACACGGTGGAGGCCGCCTGCGACGTCATCGCCGAGGGCTACACGGCCCGGGTGGACGTGGGCCTGGCCAACGGGCGGCCCTTCCTCAACGCGGCGAGCCTCGGGCTGGCCACCGCCATCGCCAAGCGGCTCAACAAGAAGCTCAAGCAGCGCATCGGCAAGCTCGCCTATCCCGTCGCCGCCGCCACCCAGCTCTGGGAGCACCAGCCGTTCCGGGTGCGGCTACAGGCCGACTCGCAGGCGCTCGAGCTGGAGGCGCTCCAGCTCGTGGTGGGCAACGGGCGCTACCACGGCGCGGGCAACATGGTGGCTCCGGGCGCGGCGCTGGATGACCACCGGCTGCACGTCTACGCCATCACCGCTCCTTCGGCGGAGTCCGGCCGGGAGGGCACCAGCCTGGGGCAGTTGCAGGACATGTCCACGCTGGCGCGCGTGGCGCTGTCGCTGCGCCGGGGGGAGCACGTGGAGCACCCCTCCGTCACCTACCTGCGCACCTCGCGGCTGTATGTGGAGTCCGAGCCCGTGCAGGAGGTGAACGCGGACGGCGAGCTCATCGGCCGCACGCCGATGCGCTTCGAGGTGGTGCCCTCCGCGCTCCGGGTGTACGCGCCCGCTCCCGCGCCCGTGGCGCACTGA
- a CDS encoding response regulator: MSQTILLVEDDADLREAMSALLEAEGFEVAAAPNGMAGLKLLERIGRPCLILLDWWLPLLSGSEFLSCLRADPQRHSVPVVVLTASEAPPPTEAEGFLRKPFESARLLNLVHSCCTP; this comes from the coding sequence ATGAGCCAAACCATCCTCTTGGTGGAGGACGATGCAGACTTGAGAGAGGCCATGTCGGCCCTGCTCGAAGCGGAGGGCTTCGAGGTCGCCGCCGCTCCCAACGGCATGGCGGGGCTGAAGCTGCTCGAGCGCATCGGCCGGCCGTGCCTCATCCTCCTGGACTGGTGGTTGCCGCTGCTGTCCGGCAGTGAGTTCCTCTCCTGCCTGCGCGCGGACCCTCAGCGGCACTCCGTGCCCGTGGTGGTGCTCACCGCGAGCGAGGCCCCGCCTCCGACCGAGGCGGAGGGCTTCCTGCGCAAGCCCTTCGAGTCCGCCCGGCTGCTGAACCTCGTCCACAGCTGCTGCACCCCCTGA
- the hrcA gene encoding heat-inducible transcriptional repressor HrcA: MSEELGEREKEVLRAVVQEYITTGGPVGSQQLTRRAEFDVSSATLRNVLADLEELGFLEKPHTSAGRVPTDRGYRFFVDTMVRLKDPAPKDRELIHAGLVYESNVEDILGEASRILHSLTRHASVVLTPRPEATVFHRIEFVRLRENRVLAVLVGHNGQVQNKVITVEFPFTSDELLKASNYLSELLREVPLEEARERIRQEMDQEQALYNALTAKALKLGAAATDLQTPESERVLIEGTGSFLEQPEFADVERMRSLFRKLDEKHKLLQLLDRVQRAREMQIFIGAESEFSAAGELTVIASPYGSREQVLGSVGVIGPTRMNYQRVIPLVNFTAQVLSRVLEQG, encoded by the coding sequence ATGTCGGAAGAGCTAGGCGAACGTGAGAAGGAAGTCCTGCGAGCGGTCGTGCAGGAGTACATCACCACGGGTGGGCCGGTCGGCAGCCAACAGCTGACGCGTCGCGCCGAGTTCGATGTGTCCTCGGCGACGCTGCGCAACGTGCTGGCGGACCTGGAGGAGCTGGGCTTCCTGGAGAAGCCGCACACCTCCGCGGGGCGCGTCCCCACGGACCGGGGCTACCGCTTCTTCGTGGACACCATGGTGCGGCTGAAGGATCCGGCGCCCAAGGACCGGGAGCTCATCCACGCGGGGCTGGTGTACGAGTCCAACGTGGAGGACATCCTCGGCGAGGCGAGCCGGATTCTGCACTCGCTCACCCGGCACGCCAGCGTGGTGCTCACCCCGCGGCCGGAGGCCACGGTGTTCCACCGCATCGAGTTCGTGCGGCTGCGAGAGAACCGCGTGCTGGCGGTGCTGGTGGGGCACAACGGGCAGGTGCAGAACAAGGTGATTACGGTCGAGTTCCCGTTCACCTCGGACGAGCTGCTCAAGGCCTCCAACTACCTCTCGGAGCTGCTGCGCGAGGTGCCGCTGGAGGAGGCGCGCGAGCGCATCCGCCAGGAGATGGACCAGGAGCAGGCGCTCTACAACGCGCTGACGGCCAAGGCGCTGAAGCTGGGCGCGGCGGCCACGGATCTGCAGACGCCGGAGTCGGAGCGGGTGCTGATTGAAGGCACGGGCTCGTTCCTGGAGCAGCCCGAGTTCGCGGACGTGGAGCGCATGCGCTCGCTCTTCCGGAAGCTGGATGAGAAGCACAAGCTCCTGCAGCTGCTCGACCGGGTGCAGCGCGCCCGGGAGATGCAGATCTTCATCGGGGCCGAGAGCGAGTTCTCGGCGGCCGGAGAGCTGACCGTCATCGCCAGCCCCTACGGCAGCCGCGAGCAGGTGCTGGGCTCGGTGGGCGTCATCGGCCCGACGCGGATGAACTACCAGCGCGTCATCCCCCTGGTGAACTTCACCGCCCAGGTGCTCTCGCGGGTGCTGGAGCAGGGCTGA
- a CDS encoding chitobiase/beta-hexosaminidase C-terminal domain-containing protein, whose product MALQPVGSLRFLLALVFVQLASACGGGSTPPPNPPPEMDATAPTTRATPAGGTFSAPVTVELTCADPGGSGCSATHYTTDGATPTRSSPRYSAPLSLAANTTLKFFSVDVAGNAEAVKTETYVINLDLVPPTVSASPEGGTYNAAQTVTLTCDDGTGSGCASIRYTTDGSAPTTSSPAYTTPLSISANTPLNFIGVDTAGNVSVVHTEAYVIVTGAPTVEASPAGGTYNLSQSVTLACTGSLGSTCIAIHYTVDGSTPTTSSPTYTAALVISANTPLKFIGVDNAGNVSAVVTETYVIDTVAPIVAANPTGGTYTTAQSVTLTCIDASGTGCASIRYTTNGSTPTTASTQYTGQLSLAANTTLKFIGVDNAGNVSTVVTETYVIDTAAPTVVATPAGGSFNAAQSVTLTCADGSGTGCASIHYTLDDSTPTTASSTYTAPLPISANTPLKFIAVDEAGNVSAVVTETYVIDTVAPTVTASPAGGSFNAAQSVTLTCVDDPGTGCASIHYTLDDSTPTTASSTYTAPLPISANTPLKFIAVDEVGNVSAVVTETYVIDTVAPTVTASPAGGTFNETQTVTLSCADVSGTGCASIHYTLDGSTPTETSSEYTAPLSITTTTTLSFIGVDEVGNVSSVRIEDYVIDTVAPTTTASPGGGVYATEQTVTLTCDAGTGTDCAVTYYTVDGSTPDTTSPQYMGPLSISTNTRLKFFSVDLGGNTETVKSQSYFIGSSPADTSTQIAAVRAAANGTVNLPITLALVTYVKPLVSTDPAGFFLQAEQAGPAVFIAVDPATLTPVPAAGDRVSLTATTKATVSNMVRVTAISNFTVAGSGESVEPLRADVSTVDLPPAVASYESELISITGTLNTAFAGSGTGHVASNLATVGTPSGTNLLLRLPTPLQDQLDLEVNCSVTAQAPLWRSTTMAQASGWKPADITVLACPAPKVLSASASNPTSIAVRFTRHIEPGSVQPNGSQFTFNNGLSASAATVQGRDVLLTTVAQTGGLPYTVTVDGSVRDTQSTPLDATATTATFTGYQPVAILRINEVSPNITSARDLVELYVVQGGNVAGYTLAQETSTLATLPSAQVATGDIIVVHFSPNTTDGPSSETTSKNQFPEATYSSNYDSAWDVRAGTSAITYSSRVLRVKDAQGNTQDGVSFANTSPAPGDFPTYLQALQAEGQWLPANCSGVPCSTTSNPTAAQVSANWTGAGTTKTGATVRRVSATDTNMAGDWAVGAQSLGLPNP is encoded by the coding sequence ATGGCGTTGCAACCTGTTGGGTCCCTCAGGTTCCTCCTGGCCTTGGTGTTCGTGCAGCTGGCCAGCGCGTGCGGAGGTGGCTCGACTCCGCCTCCAAACCCTCCTCCTGAGATGGATGCCACGGCGCCGACGACTCGGGCGACCCCCGCTGGCGGCACCTTCAGCGCGCCCGTCACGGTGGAGCTGACGTGCGCGGATCCGGGCGGCAGCGGCTGCTCGGCTACGCACTACACCACCGATGGCGCCACCCCCACGCGGAGCTCGCCGCGCTACAGCGCGCCCCTCTCCCTGGCGGCCAACACCACCCTGAAGTTCTTCTCCGTGGATGTCGCGGGCAACGCGGAGGCGGTGAAGACGGAGACGTACGTCATCAACCTCGACCTGGTCCCGCCGACCGTGAGCGCCTCGCCGGAGGGTGGCACGTACAACGCCGCCCAGACGGTCACCCTCACCTGCGATGACGGCACGGGCAGCGGCTGCGCCTCCATCCGCTACACCACCGACGGCAGCGCGCCGACGACCTCGTCCCCCGCGTACACGACGCCGCTGTCCATCTCCGCCAACACCCCGCTCAACTTCATCGGCGTGGACACCGCCGGCAACGTGAGCGTGGTGCATACCGAGGCCTATGTCATCGTCACGGGGGCGCCCACCGTGGAGGCCAGCCCCGCCGGTGGCACGTACAACCTCTCGCAGTCGGTGACGCTCGCCTGCACGGGCAGCTTGGGCAGCACCTGCATCGCCATCCACTACACGGTGGATGGGAGCACCCCGACGACCTCGTCCCCCACGTATACGGCGGCGCTGGTCATCTCCGCCAACACCCCGCTCAAGTTCATCGGCGTGGACAACGCGGGCAATGTCTCCGCCGTGGTGACCGAGACCTACGTCATCGACACCGTGGCGCCCATCGTGGCGGCCAACCCCACCGGCGGCACGTACACCACGGCGCAGTCGGTGACGCTCACGTGTATCGATGCCTCGGGCACGGGTTGCGCTTCCATCCGCTACACCACCAATGGGAGCACTCCGACGACGGCCTCCACGCAGTACACGGGGCAGTTGTCGCTTGCCGCGAACACCACGCTCAAGTTCATCGGCGTGGACAATGCCGGCAACGTCTCCACCGTGGTGACCGAGACCTACGTCATCGACACGGCGGCTCCCACCGTGGTGGCCACCCCCGCGGGTGGCTCCTTCAACGCGGCGCAGTCGGTGACGCTCACCTGTGCGGACGGCTCGGGCACGGGCTGCGCCTCCATCCACTACACGCTGGATGACAGCACTCCGACGACGGCTTCCTCCACGTACACGGCTCCGCTGCCCATCTCCGCCAACACCCCGCTCAAGTTCATCGCCGTGGACGAGGCCGGCAACGTCTCCGCCGTGGTGACCGAGACCTATGTCATCGACACCGTGGCGCCTACCGTGACAGCCAGCCCCGCGGGTGGCTCCTTCAACGCGGCGCAGTCCGTGACGCTCACCTGTGTGGACGACCCGGGCACGGGCTGCGCCTCCATCCACTACACGCTGGATGACAGCACTCCGACGACGGCTTCCTCCACGTACACGGCTCCGCTGCCCATCTCCGCCAACACCCCGCTCAAGTTCATCGCCGTGGACGAGGTCGGCAACGTCTCCGCCGTGGTGACCGAGACCTATGTCATCGACACCGTGGCGCCCACCGTGACGGCCAGCCCCGCCGGTGGCACCTTCAACGAGACTCAGACGGTGACGCTCTCGTGTGCCGACGTCTCGGGCACGGGCTGCGCCTCCATCCACTACACGCTGGATGGCAGCACCCCGACCGAGACTTCCTCCGAGTACACGGCTCCGCTGTCCATCACCACCACCACCACGCTCAGCTTCATTGGCGTGGACGAAGTGGGCAACGTCAGCAGCGTCCGCATCGAGGATTACGTCATCGACACCGTGGCGCCCACCACCACGGCCTCTCCCGGAGGCGGGGTGTACGCCACGGAGCAGACCGTCACCCTCACCTGTGACGCCGGCACCGGCACCGACTGCGCGGTCACCTACTACACTGTCGACGGCAGCACCCCCGACACCACCTCTCCGCAGTACATGGGGCCGCTGTCCATCAGCACCAACACCCGGTTGAAGTTCTTCTCCGTGGACCTTGGCGGTAACACCGAGACCGTGAAGTCCCAGAGCTACTTCATCGGCAGCTCGCCCGCCGACACCTCGACTCAGATCGCCGCCGTGCGCGCCGCCGCCAATGGCACCGTGAACCTGCCCATCACCCTGGCGCTCGTCACCTACGTCAAGCCGCTGGTGAGCACCGACCCCGCCGGCTTCTTCCTCCAGGCCGAGCAGGCCGGGCCCGCCGTCTTCATCGCCGTGGACCCCGCCACGCTCACCCCCGTGCCCGCCGCCGGTGACCGCGTCTCCCTCACGGCGACCACCAAGGCCACCGTGTCCAACATGGTTCGCGTGACGGCCATCTCCAACTTCACCGTGGCCGGCAGCGGCGAGTCGGTGGAGCCGCTCCGCGCCGACGTGAGCACCGTCGATCTGCCTCCCGCGGTGGCCAGCTACGAGAGCGAGCTCATTTCCATCACCGGTACGCTGAACACCGCCTTTGCCGGTTCGGGCACCGGGCACGTCGCATCGAACCTCGCCACCGTCGGCACGCCCTCTGGCACCAACCTCTTGCTGCGTCTGCCCACCCCGCTGCAGGACCAGCTCGACCTGGAGGTGAACTGCAGCGTCACGGCGCAGGCGCCCCTGTGGCGCTCCACCACGATGGCCCAAGCCTCCGGGTGGAAGCCCGCGGACATCACCGTCCTGGCCTGCCCCGCCCCCAAGGTGCTGAGCGCCTCGGCCAGCAACCCCACCAGCATCGCGGTTCGCTTCACCCGGCACATCGAGCCGGGCAGCGTGCAGCCCAACGGCAGCCAGTTCACCTTCAACAACGGCCTGTCGGCCAGCGCCGCCACCGTCCAGGGGCGCGACGTGCTGCTGACCACCGTCGCCCAGACGGGTGGCCTGCCCTACACCGTGACGGTGGACGGCAGCGTGCGCGACACCCAGAGCACGCCGCTCGACGCGACGGCTACCACCGCCACCTTCACCGGTTACCAGCCCGTCGCCATCCTGCGTATCAACGAGGTCTCCCCCAACATCACGAGCGCGAGGGATCTCGTCGAGTTGTATGTGGTGCAGGGCGGCAACGTCGCCGGCTACACCCTGGCGCAGGAGACCAGCACGCTCGCCACGCTGCCCAGCGCGCAGGTGGCCACTGGCGACATCATCGTGGTGCATTTCTCCCCGAACACCACCGATGGTCCTTCCTCGGAGACGACCAGCAAGAACCAGTTCCCCGAGGCCACGTACTCCTCCAACTACGACTCCGCCTGGGACGTCCGCGCTGGGACCTCGGCCATCACCTACTCGAGCCGCGTGCTCCGGGTGAAGGATGCGCAGGGCAACACGCAGGACGGTGTCTCGTTCGCGAACACCTCGCCGGCTCCCGGCGACTTCCCGACCTACCTCCAGGCGCTGCAGGCCGAGGGGCAGTGGCTGCCCGCCAACTGCAGCGGTGTTCCCTGCAGCACCACCTCGAACCCGACGGCCGCCCAGGTCTCCGCGAACTGGACCGGTGCCGGCACGACCAAGACTGGCGCCACCGTGCGCCGCGTGTCCGCGACCGACACCAACATGGCCGGTGATTGGGCCGTCGGCGCGCAGTCGCTGGGCCTGCCCAACCCGTAA
- the yedA gene encoding drug/metabolite exporter YedA: MSSSAPSLSAPLPAQSTPADPRRGWLLFCLFALYFIWGSTYLAIRWALEGGFPPLRLGGLRFTLAGAILYGVLRLRGMRSPTRREWMAGAFTGFLLLVVGNGCVAYAQQWVSSGVAALVVGSMPLWAALFGGLYEGQWPGRAERWGLALGFFGIALLNQGGELGGRWLPVVALLFAPLAWAFGSIWARHHAFMPQGLMATATQMLCSGAALLVLSAATGEHMLGMPDARGLASFFYLVAFGSLIAFSAYGYLLRHARPALATSYAYVNPMVAVLLGVLLGGETPGPHAFVAMTAILAAVVLITRRAPAKVRREASAQASTPSTS; this comes from the coding sequence GTGTCCTCCAGCGCGCCCTCCCTGTCCGCCCCGCTGCCTGCCCAGTCCACCCCCGCGGACCCGCGCCGAGGTTGGCTGCTCTTCTGCCTCTTCGCGCTCTACTTCATCTGGGGCTCCACCTACCTGGCGATCCGCTGGGCGCTCGAAGGGGGCTTTCCTCCGCTGCGGCTGGGCGGGCTGCGCTTCACCCTGGCGGGCGCCATCCTCTATGGGGTGCTGCGCCTGAGGGGCATGCGCTCGCCGACGCGGCGCGAGTGGATGGCGGGTGCCTTCACCGGCTTCCTGCTGCTCGTCGTGGGCAATGGGTGCGTCGCCTATGCCCAGCAGTGGGTGTCCTCGGGCGTGGCGGCGCTGGTGGTGGGCAGCATGCCGCTGTGGGCGGCGCTCTTCGGGGGCCTCTATGAGGGCCAGTGGCCGGGCCGCGCCGAGCGGTGGGGATTGGCGCTGGGCTTCTTCGGCATCGCCCTGCTCAACCAGGGGGGCGAGCTGGGCGGCCGGTGGCTGCCGGTGGTCGCCTTGCTCTTCGCGCCGCTGGCGTGGGCCTTTGGCTCCATCTGGGCCCGGCACCATGCCTTCATGCCCCAGGGGCTGATGGCGACCGCCACGCAGATGTTGTGCTCGGGCGCGGCGCTGCTGGTGCTGAGCGCCGCCACGGGCGAGCACATGTTGGGCATGCCGGATGCGCGCGGGCTGGCCTCCTTCTTCTACCTGGTGGCCTTCGGCTCGCTCATCGCCTTCAGCGCCTATGGCTACCTGCTGCGCCACGCGCGGCCGGCGCTCGCCACCAGCTACGCCTACGTCAACCCCATGGTGGCGGTGCTGCTGGGCGTGCTGCTCGGCGGTGAGACTCCCGGCCCGCATGCCTTCGTGGCCATGACGGCCATCCTCGCGGCGGTGGTCCTCATCACCCGCAGGGCTCCCGCCAAGGTCCGTCGGGAAGCCAGCGCGCAGGCCAGCACGCCTTCGACCTCCTGA
- a CDS encoding choice-of-anchor A family protein produces MKKHFISLLVGVAFAAAACSAQPSAEPAPEETKGESAPLVLASVNVDNKTRSSLTTKRSGLTTAAASAVVYDEQCFARALPANDDGSTANVALPFALNFFGQTYSEFFINNNGNVTFNAPMRTYTPFALTSTTPPIIAAFLADVDTRGSGSGLTTYSAGTFDFQGRPAFCVSWIDVGYYSAHTDKKNTFQLLLVDRTETGAGNFDIVLNYDTINWETGDASGGRGGFGGTSAGAGFSAGNGNPDAFYSFPGSLVHSGLLDLNTDTGLIHSSRNSPILGRYIFQVRNGTPDVTPPVTTATIFPASPDANGEYHAPVSITLNATDDDSGVASITYALSGATTGGATVAGDEAHVPVIAAYGTTTVTFYAVDVAGNVEELQTLTITITPEDVPCTAVDLNDYNLFLAADYTNGHDVQGKVAAGGNVSMDGFAVGAGLQESDTQNVFVVGGDLTMRNGAVFGDTFYGNSVDLDGTVTFPRGTLAQGTPIDFTARFSELNSLSTDLGGRAANGTTRIEPWGGIFLEGTASDLNIFEVQASDIANAKYFSISVPFGSFVVVNFRGAAFTFTGFGHGYSGVDQTGILFNFPEATSINAFGYGFWGTVLAPQAAITFDNGSWDGGIYAYSLSGTAEGHINPLRDYEFCTGNNY; encoded by the coding sequence GTGAAGAAACATTTCATTAGCTTGCTGGTAGGCGTCGCCTTCGCAGCGGCCGCTTGCAGTGCGCAACCGTCGGCGGAGCCCGCACCGGAGGAGACGAAGGGCGAGTCGGCGCCGCTGGTGCTCGCCAGCGTCAACGTGGACAACAAGACGCGCTCTTCGTTGACGACGAAGCGCTCGGGGCTCACCACCGCCGCCGCCAGCGCCGTGGTCTATGACGAGCAGTGCTTCGCGCGAGCCCTGCCCGCCAACGATGATGGCTCGACCGCCAACGTCGCCCTGCCGTTTGCCCTCAACTTCTTCGGGCAGACGTACTCCGAGTTCTTCATCAACAACAACGGCAACGTCACCTTCAACGCGCCGATGCGGACGTACACGCCGTTCGCGCTGACGTCCACCACCCCGCCCATCATCGCCGCGTTCCTCGCGGACGTGGACACGCGCGGCTCGGGCTCGGGCCTCACCACCTACTCGGCCGGCACGTTCGACTTCCAGGGTCGCCCCGCCTTCTGCGTCAGCTGGATCGACGTGGGCTACTACTCCGCGCACACCGACAAGAAGAACACCTTCCAGCTGCTGCTGGTGGACCGCACCGAGACGGGCGCGGGCAACTTCGACATCGTGCTGAACTACGACACCATCAACTGGGAGACGGGTGATGCTTCCGGTGGCCGCGGCGGCTTCGGCGGCACCTCGGCCGGCGCCGGCTTCTCGGCGGGCAACGGCAACCCGGACGCGTTCTACAGCTTCCCGGGCTCGCTGGTTCACAGCGGCCTGCTGGACCTGAACACCGACACGGGGCTGATCCACAGCAGCCGCAACAGCCCCATCCTGGGCCGCTACATCTTCCAGGTGCGCAACGGCACCCCGGACGTGACGCCGCCGGTCACCACCGCCACCATCTTCCCGGCGTCTCCTGACGCCAACGGCGAGTACCACGCCCCCGTCTCCATCACCCTGAACGCGACCGACGACGACTCGGGCGTGGCCAGCATCACCTACGCCCTGAGCGGCGCGACCACCGGTGGCGCCACCGTGGCGGGTGACGAGGCCCACGTGCCGGTCATCGCCGCGTACGGCACCACCACCGTGACGTTCTACGCGGTGGACGTGGCGGGCAACGTGGAGGAGCTGCAGACGCTCACCATCACCATCACCCCCGAGGACGTGCCCTGCACCGCGGTGGACCTGAACGACTACAACCTGTTCCTGGCGGCCGACTACACCAACGGTCACGACGTGCAGGGCAAGGTCGCCGCCGGCGGCAACGTCTCCATGGACGGCTTCGCGGTGGGCGCGGGCCTGCAGGAGAGCGACACCCAGAACGTGTTCGTGGTGGGCGGTGACCTGACGATGCGCAACGGCGCGGTGTTCGGCGACACCTTCTACGGCAACAGCGTGGACCTGGACGGCACCGTCACCTTCCCGCGCGGCACGCTGGCGCAGGGCACGCCGATCGACTTCACGGCCCGCTTCAGCGAGCTGAACTCGCTGTCCACGGACCTGGGCGGCCGCGCGGCCAACGGCACCACGCGCATCGAGCCGTGGGGCGGCATCTTCCTGGAGGGCACCGCCTCTGACCTGAACATCTTCGAGGTGCAGGCCTCGGACATCGCCAACGCCAAGTACTTCTCCATCAGCGTGCCGTTCGGCTCGTTCGTGGTGGTGAACTTCCGCGGCGCGGCGTTCACGTTCACCGGCTTCGGCCACGGCTACAGCGGCGTGGACCAGACGGGAATCCTGTTCAACTTCCCGGAGGCCACCAGCATCAACGCCTTCGGCTACGGCTTCTGGGGCACGGTGCTGGCGCCCCAGGCCGCCATCACCTTCGACAACGGCAGCTGGGACGGCGGCATCTACGCCTACTCGCTGTCCGGCACCGCCGAGGGCCACATCAACCCGCTGCGTGACTACGAGTTCTGCACGGGCAACAACTACTAA
- a CDS encoding aromatic-ring-hydroxylating dioxygenase subunit beta, translated as MYDDILEVRHAVESLLYRYATCLDDGPLEHWAQCFTEEGQYRLLPRENFLSAFPVALMHCTSRSQLEERLATLRRAHATVPYACRHLYTNVQVAPERAGRASLRANYTVYHAVDEGEVELLSVGRLEARIRMEPAPLFERMDVIYETCRPSGLKVYPL; from the coding sequence ATGTACGACGACATCCTCGAGGTCCGCCACGCGGTGGAGAGTCTGCTGTACCGCTATGCCACCTGTCTGGACGACGGGCCGCTGGAGCACTGGGCACAGTGCTTCACCGAGGAGGGGCAGTACCGCCTGCTGCCGCGCGAGAACTTCCTGAGCGCCTTCCCCGTGGCGCTGATGCACTGCACCTCCCGGAGCCAGTTGGAGGAGCGCCTCGCCACCCTGCGGCGCGCCCATGCCACCGTGCCGTACGCCTGCCGCCACCTGTACACCAACGTCCAGGTGGCGCCGGAGCGCGCCGGCCGGGCCTCGCTGCGCGCCAACTACACCGTCTACCACGCGGTGGACGAGGGCGAGGTGGAGCTGCTCAGCGTGGGGCGCCTGGAGGCGCGCATCCGCATGGAGCCGGCGCCGCTCTTCGAGCGGATGGATGTCATCTACGAGACGTGCCGGCCGTCGGGCTTGAAGGTGTATCCGCTCTAG